The proteins below come from a single Candidatus Hydrogenedentota bacterium genomic window:
- a CDS encoding type II secretion system F family protein, with the protein MPQYQYEVKKGPGPATTGVLEAESQRAALARLRDMGYFPISIREFTGDAKQDAIKRAILRIGLKDRNVFFRQLANLIESGMPLTRALSTIAEQNTNPKLIAVVEQIREDIQKGSTFAEALERHPRVFPAMHVSLIHAGESGGMLEEVVWRIVAFGERDEELRGTAVSAMIYPIFLLFMGTAAIFILVSFVFPKFVGLFEDFEVELPLITQFVLGFCTFMSHFWWAVLLGFVLIAGGIVSYWRSAPGRLQIDKFTLRIPGVRVLVQKYVMAQFARTLGTLIDNGVPILRSIRITSDTLSNKAIANELSIIEERVAEGDSISSGLKDTEYFPPMVVNMFAVGEESGRLGAVTKRMADAYDLEVERAVKALTALFEPIMIVIMGGIIGTLVIAMLLPIVTLSSHVK; encoded by the coding sequence ATGCCCCAGTATCAGTATGAGGTAAAGAAAGGGCCCGGCCCGGCGACGACCGGCGTTCTTGAAGCGGAAAGCCAGCGCGCCGCGCTTGCCCGTCTGCGCGATATGGGGTATTTCCCAATCTCGATTCGCGAGTTCACGGGTGACGCGAAACAGGACGCAATCAAACGCGCCATTCTGCGAATTGGCCTCAAGGACAGAAATGTCTTCTTTCGGCAACTCGCGAATCTGATCGAGTCCGGGATGCCACTCACGCGCGCCTTATCGACCATTGCCGAACAGAATACGAATCCGAAGCTCATCGCTGTGGTGGAGCAGATTCGAGAAGACATTCAGAAGGGGAGCACGTTTGCCGAAGCGCTTGAAAGGCACCCGCGAGTCTTCCCCGCCATGCATGTGAGCCTTATACACGCAGGTGAATCGGGTGGCATGCTCGAAGAAGTGGTGTGGCGCATTGTGGCTTTCGGAGAACGCGACGAAGAACTGCGCGGGACGGCTGTTTCCGCGATGATTTATCCCATCTTCTTGTTATTTATGGGAACTGCGGCCATCTTCATCCTGGTCTCGTTCGTCTTCCCGAAGTTTGTGGGGCTGTTTGAGGATTTCGAAGTCGAATTGCCGTTGATTACCCAGTTTGTGCTTGGCTTCTGCACATTCATGTCGCACTTCTGGTGGGCGGTACTCCTCGGATTCGTGCTCATTGCAGGAGGAATCGTCTCGTATTGGCGCAGCGCGCCAGGGCGGTTGCAGATAGATAAGTTCACTTTACGCATCCCGGGAGTACGCGTCCTCGTACAAAAGTATGTGATGGCGCAGTTCGCCCGCACATTGGGCACCTTGATCGACAACGGCGTGCCCATTCTGCGATCCATTCGCATTACGAGCGATACCTTGAGCAATAAGGCCATTGCCAACGAACTGTCCATCATCGAGGAACGTGTCGCGGAAGGCGACAGCATCAGCTCGGGCCTCAAGGATACCGAGTATTTCCCGCCGATGGTGGTGAATATGTTTGCCGTCGGCGAAGAGAGCGGACGCCTTGGCGCGGTAACCAAGCGCATGGCCGACGCCTACGATCTTGAGGTTGAGCGTGCGGTCAAGGCGCTTACGGCGTTGTTTGAGCCGATTATGATCGTAATTATGGGAGGCATCATTGGTACGCTCGTGATCGCCATGCTGCTCCCGATTGTGACTCTGAGTTCTCACGTTAAGTAA
- the gspG gene encoding type II secretion system major pseudopilin GspG — protein MNDKSGFTLIELLLVMVIISILAGAVAFSVQGRSRQASETRVKSDLGVYQRAIEAYGLEHNDKYPKSLDDLATPDPKTGIKYIEKVKNDPWGNPYVYSVPGKANKYDLFSRGIDGQSGTEDDLSVWGIE, from the coding sequence ATGAACGACAAAAGCGGTTTCACACTAATTGAGTTGCTGTTGGTGATGGTGATCATCTCCATCCTTGCGGGAGCGGTCGCCTTCAGCGTGCAGGGACGCAGCCGGCAGGCGAGCGAGACGCGAGTGAAGTCGGACCTTGGCGTGTATCAGCGCGCCATCGAAGCCTACGGTCTTGAGCACAACGACAAATACCCGAAATCCCTCGACGATCTTGCCACGCCCGATCCCAAGACGGGGATCAAGTACATCGAGAAGGTCAAGAACGACCCATGGGGAAACCCCTACGTATACAGCGTTCCGGGCAAAGCCAATAAATACGACCTGTTTTCGCGCGGCATCGATGGACAATCCGGTACCGAAGACGACCTATCGGTATGGGGCATCGAGTAG
- the yihA gene encoding ribosome biogenesis GTP-binding protein YihA/YsxC: MRIKSADFLKSAILPDQFPRDGRPEIAFAGRSNAGKSTLLNVLLNKKNLAKTSKRPGKTQMINFFDVNGSVYFVDLPGYGFAKVSKALREEWGRAITDYLATRNTLRIVAHLIDVRHKPSHNDHELLDLLEEAKVPTVLVATKVDKVGAAERMRYLEAMAEELGIDEVDSIIPFSAVSKEGLRELWNTIDACITRK; encoded by the coding sequence ATGAGAATCAAGTCCGCCGACTTTCTCAAGAGCGCGATTCTGCCGGACCAGTTCCCGCGCGACGGCCGCCCGGAGATTGCCTTCGCAGGTCGGTCCAACGCGGGCAAGTCGACGCTGCTGAATGTCCTCCTGAACAAGAAGAACCTCGCCAAGACGAGCAAACGGCCCGGCAAGACGCAGATGATCAATTTCTTCGATGTGAACGGCAGCGTCTATTTTGTGGATCTGCCGGGCTACGGTTTCGCGAAAGTCTCGAAGGCGCTCCGCGAAGAGTGGGGGCGGGCCATAACCGACTACCTGGCCACGCGTAACACGCTCCGAATTGTTGCGCACCTAATAGACGTGAGGCATAAACCCTCGCACAACGACCACGAACTACTTGATCTGTTGGAAGAAGCCAAGGTGCCGACAGTGCTCGTGGCCACCAAAGTGGACAAAGTGGGGGCGGCTGAGCGGATGCGTTATCTTGAGGCGATGGCCGAGGAACTGGGCATAGATGAGGTGGATTCGATCATTCCGTTTTCGGCGGTGTCGAAAGAAGGACTGCGCGAACTCTGGAATACAATAGATGCCTGTATTACGCGAAAATAA
- a CDS encoding type II secretion system GspH family protein: MSTSTHMARNTNRGWILVETLVALVVLSVGILAANRALGESMFTRAMAQDYTQARFFIEQVMSELELQPMLAENSTGQGDFGKDYPRFKYKWAVSRADIPVPRVPPEILVNYPDGIEMPVPYVGKISVTVLWTRRDQTYTRTAETLIGPERLYVYKKVQEQGEKAQAQPAKR; this comes from the coding sequence GTGAGCACCTCGACGCACATGGCTCGGAATACGAATCGGGGTTGGATCTTGGTCGAGACCCTTGTTGCGCTGGTCGTCCTTAGTGTGGGGATTCTCGCCGCGAACCGTGCGCTCGGAGAATCGATGTTCACGCGCGCCATGGCGCAGGATTACACGCAAGCCCGGTTCTTTATTGAGCAGGTGATGTCCGAACTGGAATTGCAGCCAATGCTTGCGGAAAACAGCACCGGACAAGGGGATTTCGGAAAGGACTATCCCCGGTTCAAATACAAGTGGGCCGTGTCCCGCGCGGATATCCCCGTTCCCAGGGTTCCTCCCGAAATACTTGTGAATTATCCGGACGGCATCGAGATGCCTGTCCCTTATGTCGGGAAGATTTCCGTTACGGTTCTCTGGACGCGACGCGATCAGACATATACCCGAACCGCGGAAACCCTGATCGGGCCAGAGCGATTGTACGTATACAAGAAGGTTCAGGAGCAAGGTGAAAAAGCGCAAGCACAGCCAGCAAAGCGCTAG
- a CDS encoding prepilin-type N-terminal cleavage/methylation domain-containing protein, translated as MQRTSPTEQRSSSAGFTLMELIIVLTIIAVMSATVVPVYHGSVSFIQRDRATRDFIALMKYAQERAIIDTVEYRFYMSPDKGAYWIMRYDKTDERGERLFARPDGGEGIVRHLPKTITLKKPKAHLDRKAKAQYISFFPGGACDEAKLELTLDRRQKVTIDTKGRLGQFEVKS; from the coding sequence ATGCAAAGAACAAGTCCGACAGAACAGCGGTCGTCGAGCGCGGGTTTCACGCTGATGGAACTCATCATCGTGCTGACCATTATTGCCGTGATGTCCGCGACGGTCGTGCCTGTCTATCACGGTTCCGTTTCGTTCATTCAACGCGACCGGGCAACGCGCGATTTCATCGCGCTCATGAAGTACGCGCAGGAACGCGCCATCATCGACACCGTCGAGTACCGCTTTTACATGAGCCCGGATAAAGGCGCCTACTGGATCATGCGGTACGACAAGACGGATGAGCGCGGAGAGCGCTTGTTCGCGCGCCCGGATGGCGGAGAGGGAATTGTGCGCCACCTCCCCAAGACAATCACCCTCAAGAAGCCGAAGGCCCACCTCGACCGGAAAGCAAAGGCGCAGTATATTTCGTTCTTTCCCGGTGGCGCGTGCGACGAGGCGAAGTTGGAGCTTACACTCGACCGCCGTCAGAAGGTCACCATCGATACGAAGGGCCGCCTCGGCCAGTTTGAGGTGAAGTCGTGA
- a CDS encoding RNA polymerase sigma factor — protein sequence MDLPTRGDEELALAYKAGDPHAFEELVRRHQGRVYAIAYRITGNREDALDVAQDAFVKAFRKIDAWQPTGGFLPWLLRLTVNQSIDATRRRKRRRHESLDESGIEALAVADTLTPGIDTERRVRAGEIAARVQAALEVLSPTQRSVFVMRHYEGLQLAEIAEVLGCTVGSVKVHLFRALRKMQVQLKDFVNPEPGLNDN from the coding sequence ATGGATCTGCCAACGAGGGGTGATGAAGAACTAGCCCTGGCATACAAAGCCGGGGACCCTCACGCATTTGAAGAACTGGTCCGCAGGCACCAGGGCCGGGTCTATGCGATTGCCTACCGCATTACGGGGAACCGTGAAGACGCGCTGGACGTGGCCCAGGACGCGTTTGTCAAGGCGTTTCGCAAAATCGATGCCTGGCAGCCCACCGGCGGATTCCTCCCGTGGCTGCTTCGGCTGACGGTTAACCAGTCGATTGACGCCACACGGCGCCGCAAGCGCCGGCGTCACGAAAGCCTTGACGAAAGCGGCATCGAAGCATTGGCGGTTGCCGATACCCTGACGCCCGGGATTGACACCGAACGCCGGGTACGGGCTGGGGAAATTGCCGCTCGCGTCCAAGCGGCGCTGGAGGTGTTGTCGCCGACGCAGCGGTCTGTGTTTGTGATGCGGCACTACGAGGGGCTTCAACTCGCGGAGATCGCGGAAGTCCTCGGGTGTACGGTCGGGAGCGTGAAGGTGCATTTGTTCCGGGCGCTACGGAAGATGCAGGTACAGTTGAAAGATTTCGTCAACCCCGAACCAGGCTTGAACGATAATTAG
- the tadA gene encoding Flp pilus assembly complex ATPase component TadA: MAVESAFEKQLLRDGVVDEARLTRARQEAAGKGIALMDVLVQTGCVTAEALYRSLAQFCEMRFVQPSKMEIPPEVAARVPARFATHYQFVPIQDRNGTLVVAVCDPLNRHLLDDIRMVLKQRVDAAVTTPEEITRTIKMLYGVGADTVEKILSDSESVGSVLSLDSASAGADLGDESIDASIIKFVNELIAEAIQSGATDVHLEPFEDQLRLRYRIDGILHAVPTPPTIRGFHSAIVSRIKIMANLNIAEKRLPQDGKIRASLGEDQFDLRVSVLPSAHGETVNLRILNRSSMFMTLEQLGFLEEDLTLFNTFLTRPHGMILVTGPTGSGKTTTLYGALSKLNKLEHKIITIEDPIEYQLKGITQMQTLPQIGFDFSTALRSMLRHDPDIMLVGEIRDFETAEMAIRSSLTGHLVFSTLHTNDAAGAVTRLTDMGVEPFLIASTMIASLAQRLVRRLCPKCAEPFTPEPLSLAQVGMEASMAKTAKFMRAKGCDACRHTGYRGRIAIYEILPFSSPIKEMTIRREPSTHIKRKAMELGMRTLRHSGCVRIAQGLTTFEEVLRVTAESDAFDDNPESVHAPVSV; encoded by the coding sequence TTGGCCGTTGAATCCGCTTTCGAAAAACAACTCTTACGCGATGGTGTGGTGGATGAGGCGCGGCTGACACGTGCCCGCCAGGAAGCTGCCGGAAAGGGCATCGCCCTGATGGACGTGCTCGTCCAAACGGGCTGCGTGACCGCCGAGGCGCTGTACCGTTCGCTCGCGCAGTTCTGCGAAATGCGCTTCGTCCAACCCTCCAAGATGGAAATACCGCCCGAGGTGGCGGCTCGCGTGCCGGCCCGATTTGCCACCCACTATCAGTTTGTTCCCATCCAGGATCGCAACGGTACGCTGGTCGTGGCCGTGTGCGATCCGCTCAATCGCCATCTGCTTGACGACATTCGTATGGTCTTGAAGCAGCGCGTTGACGCGGCAGTGACAACGCCCGAAGAGATCACGCGCACGATCAAGATGCTCTACGGCGTTGGCGCGGATACGGTCGAGAAGATTCTCAGCGATTCGGAGAGCGTCGGGTCAGTGTTGAGCCTGGACTCCGCCAGCGCCGGCGCAGACCTGGGTGATGAGAGTATAGACGCGTCGATCATCAAGTTCGTGAACGAACTTATTGCCGAGGCCATTCAGAGTGGAGCAACCGACGTTCACCTTGAGCCCTTTGAGGATCAATTGCGCTTGCGTTACCGCATCGACGGCATACTGCACGCCGTGCCGACGCCGCCCACGATTCGCGGGTTCCATTCGGCTATCGTGTCGCGCATCAAGATCATGGCGAACCTGAACATCGCCGAAAAGCGCCTGCCTCAAGACGGAAAGATCCGGGCGTCGCTTGGAGAAGACCAGTTCGACCTGCGCGTTTCTGTGTTGCCGTCCGCGCACGGCGAGACGGTTAACTTGCGTATCCTGAATCGTTCGTCAATGTTCATGACGCTGGAACAACTCGGATTCCTGGAAGAAGATCTGACGCTGTTCAACACATTTTTGACGCGTCCGCACGGCATGATCCTCGTTACGGGACCTACGGGTAGCGGCAAAACGACCACGCTTTACGGGGCGCTGAGCAAGCTCAACAAACTTGAGCACAAGATCATCACCATCGAAGACCCGATTGAATACCAGCTTAAAGGCATTACCCAAATGCAGACGCTGCCGCAGATCGGCTTCGATTTCTCGACGGCGCTGCGTTCCATGTTGCGCCATGACCCCGACATCATGCTGGTGGGGGAAATTCGCGACTTTGAAACGGCCGAAATGGCCATCCGGTCGAGTCTGACGGGGCACCTTGTGTTTAGCACGCTGCACACGAACGACGCAGCAGGTGCCGTAACGCGTCTCACCGACATGGGGGTCGAGCCGTTCCTCATCGCGAGCACCATGATTGCCTCGCTTGCGCAGCGCTTGGTGCGGCGACTGTGCCCGAAGTGCGCGGAACCTTTCACGCCCGAACCGTTGTCGCTGGCGCAAGTAGGTATGGAAGCCAGCATGGCAAAGACCGCGAAGTTCATGCGGGCAAAAGGATGCGACGCATGCCGTCACACGGGGTATCGCGGGCGAATCGCGATCTACGAGATCTTACCGTTCTCTTCTCCCATCAAGGAAATGACAATACGGCGCGAACCTTCGACACATATCAAACGCAAGGCCATGGAACTCGGCATGCGGACGCTTCGCCATTCCGGGTGCGTTCGCATTGCACAAGGTTTGACTACATTCGAAGAAGTGCTTCGCGTTACGGCCGAGTCGGATGCCTTCGACGACAACCCCGAGAGTGTCCATGCCCCAGTATCAGTATGA
- a CDS encoding glycosyltransferase, producing MPPAISIVMPCFNAQSSLENAVFSMCAQTVGDWELLLVDDGSTDDSPRLMSLLARHDARIRVMELPHVGIVSALQRGIRESTALYIARMDADDVAHPSRLEKQFELMQSDSALALCGTQVRAIGDGITDGRQRYIDWLNGLTSHDEIVREIFVECPVAHPTFFMRREAYLRVGGYRDCAWPEDYDLIMRLWLDGGRFANVDDILLDWHDTPDRLSMTDPRYNEGAFRALKRHFLRESGLLVPGPDGVSTSRGRPVQFYQWGAGEVGKRWLREWISVRPAGVVDINERKIGEIIHDTPVVPPDELPPPGQVFVLIAVGTLGARDLIRGWLLPRGYVEGVDFLFVA from the coding sequence ATGCCTCCCGCTATTTCCATCGTGATGCCCTGCTTCAATGCTCAATCCTCGTTGGAGAATGCCGTTTTCTCCATGTGCGCCCAGACTGTTGGCGATTGGGAATTGCTGCTTGTCGACGATGGCTCGACGGACGATTCGCCCCGGTTGATGTCACTGCTCGCGCGCCACGATGCGCGCATTCGTGTCATGGAACTTCCGCATGTGGGCATTGTCTCCGCGTTGCAGCGGGGAATCCGTGAAAGCACAGCCCTATACATCGCGCGTATGGATGCCGATGATGTGGCGCATCCATCGCGATTGGAGAAGCAGTTCGAACTGATGCAGTCCGACTCCGCGCTGGCGTTGTGCGGAACACAGGTTCGCGCGATTGGCGACGGCATCACGGATGGACGACAACGATACATTGACTGGCTGAATGGACTTACAAGTCACGACGAAATCGTCCGCGAGATTTTCGTTGAATGCCCAGTTGCGCATCCCACGTTCTTCATGCGGCGCGAGGCTTACCTGCGCGTTGGCGGGTATCGCGACTGCGCGTGGCCGGAGGACTATGACCTGATTATGCGTCTATGGCTCGATGGTGGCCGGTTCGCGAACGTCGATGACATCCTGCTGGACTGGCACGACACTCCCGACCGCCTGTCCATGACCGACCCGAGGTACAACGAAGGGGCATTCCGCGCGCTGAAGAGGCATTTCCTTAGAGAGTCGGGACTTCTGGTTCCCGGACCGGACGGGGTCAGTACATCGCGGGGACGCCCGGTGCAGTTCTATCAATGGGGGGCGGGTGAGGTGGGCAAACGCTGGCTGCGAGAGTGGATTTCCGTGCGGCCTGCCGGGGTAGTGGACATCAATGAACGGAAGATCGGGGAGATCATCCACGATACACCGGTAGTGCCTCCAGATGAGTTGCCGCCGCCAGGACAAGTCTTTGTCCTGATTGCCGTGGGTACGCTGGGCGCTCGGGACTTGATCCGGGGATGGCTGTTGCCGCGTGGGTACGTGGAGGGCGTGGATTTCCTGTTTGTGGCGTGA
- a CDS encoding prepilin-type N-terminal cleavage/methylation domain-containing protein — protein sequence MKKRKHSQQSASPGFTLAELLVATTIITIVMTALFTAYSSSIRLWRTGESNLRSYQDARTSLGIIRRELQNILPGAIHLLKGTSDELEFIAVVPPMDVEEGSEPRTMWIRYRIKKGSGKAADSLVREERIVESSLPPVPPKDGEIDRTVLKLGTEHQFELASDVDSFAIRYCWLPPKDEIKQEDPSLPPRPIKLIVLDELKEGSGMPQGIRIELTLVDKSVSSKAKGQKTKFTMMTAFRGPTSEIDRDSFEQEGGLLNAGA from the coding sequence GTGAAAAAGCGCAAGCACAGCCAGCAAAGCGCTAGCCCGGGGTTTACCCTGGCGGAGCTGCTTGTGGCAACGACCATCATCACCATCGTGATGACGGCGCTGTTCACCGCGTACAGCTCGTCCATCCGTCTGTGGCGCACCGGTGAATCCAATCTGCGGTCGTATCAAGACGCCCGCACTTCGTTGGGCATCATCCGCCGCGAGCTTCAGAACATCCTTCCAGGGGCCATTCATCTCCTCAAAGGCACGAGCGACGAACTCGAGTTTATTGCGGTCGTTCCGCCGATGGATGTTGAAGAAGGCTCGGAGCCGCGCACGATGTGGATTCGTTACCGAATTAAGAAGGGTTCCGGTAAAGCGGCCGACTCTCTGGTCCGCGAAGAACGCATCGTCGAGAGTTCTTTGCCACCCGTACCGCCCAAGGATGGAGAGATTGATCGGACAGTCCTCAAGCTCGGCACCGAACACCAATTCGAACTCGCGTCGGATGTGGATAGTTTTGCGATCCGGTATTGTTGGCTTCCCCCGAAAGACGAGATAAAACAGGAGGATCCGTCGCTGCCTCCTCGGCCTATAAAGCTCATCGTTCTCGACGAATTGAAGGAAGGCTCCGGTATGCCACAGGGCATCCGAATCGAATTGACCCTTGTGGACAAGTCCGTGTCGTCGAAAGCGAAGGGGCAGAAGACGAAGTTCACGATGATGACCGCATTCCGCGGCCCGACCAGCGAGATCGACCGAGATTCCTTCGAGCAAGAAGGAGGGTTGCTTAATGCGGGCGCGTGA